One stretch of Lacrimispora sphenoides DNA includes these proteins:
- a CDS encoding SDR family oxidoreductase — MEIKNYTDLTGKKAIVTGAAQGLCHGMAEGLLEAGAEVCIIDISPKTLEAAREFCDRGYICHGVIADLGDDDDLENGFHAAITGMGGHLDILVNGAGVQKRHKSEEFPIEDWNFVININLNAVFKLCKLAGQQFLKQQSKGKIINIASMLSFFGGYTVPAYAASKGGVSQLTKALCNEWAAAGINVNALAPGYMDTEMNASLTEPDNPRYNEITDRIPAHVWGTPEDMKGPCVFLASAASDYLNGAVIPVDGGYLVR, encoded by the coding sequence ATGGAAATTAAAAATTACACAGATTTAACCGGGAAAAAGGCAATCGTAACAGGTGCGGCACAGGGATTGTGTCATGGAATGGCGGAAGGCCTTTTGGAAGCAGGAGCAGAAGTCTGCATCATTGATATCAGCCCAAAGACTCTGGAGGCAGCGAGAGAGTTTTGTGACAGAGGTTACATTTGCCACGGCGTGATTGCGGATCTGGGAGATGATGATGACCTGGAGAACGGCTTCCATGCTGCAATCACCGGCATGGGTGGGCATCTGGATATTCTGGTCAATGGTGCAGGTGTGCAGAAGCGTCATAAGTCAGAAGAATTTCCCATTGAGGATTGGAATTTTGTAATCAATATAAACTTGAATGCCGTGTTCAAGCTCTGCAAGCTTGCCGGGCAGCAGTTCTTAAAACAGCAGAGCAAAGGAAAAATTATCAACATTGCTTCTATGTTGTCCTTTTTTGGTGGTTATACCGTGCCTGCATATGCGGCATCCAAGGGAGGCGTGTCACAGCTTACAAAAGCTCTGTGCAATGAGTGGGCAGCTGCGGGTATCAATGTCAATGCACTGGCACCTGGTTACATGGATACGGAAATGAACGCTTCACTGACAGAACCGGATAACCCAAGATACAACGAGATAACGGACCGTATCCCGGCACATGTATGGGGGACTCCGGAAGATATGAAGGGACCATGCGTTTTTCTGGCATCAGCAGCCTCCGATTATTTGAATGGTGCGGTTATTCCAGTAGACGGCGGATATCTGGTCCGGTAA
- a CDS encoding iron-containing alcohol dehydrogenase family protein: MKRRTSIYLPQFTVGEEAFSAFGDEMRKYGTRVAVVYGEKAWDASKSYVLPALQAAGLIVTAEMLYGKDTTFENVERILAILSSQEIHMILAVGGGKCIDTGKVIGDRMGKAVFTVPSIASNCSPVTKISIMYHKDGSFREIVKLKSVPSHCFIDPRIILAAPTKFLWAGIGDAMAKNVESEWSAKSGEHLDFGSEFGITAGNMCFFPMVREGKQALEDAKAGKVSEALVNTILNVVVAPGVTSVSVQPDYNGGVAHALFYGLTKRKSIEKNHLHGEVVSYGTLVNLILDQNWDKFKKAYELNRSIGLPVCLADLELDRSDSLEDVLEATLANQELTHTPYPVTKEMIYHAIQELEDYKS, from the coding sequence ATGAAAAGACGAACATCGATTTATTTGCCGCAGTTTACGGTTGGTGAGGAGGCGTTTTCAGCATTCGGTGATGAGATGAGAAAATACGGAACCAGAGTGGCAGTGGTTTATGGCGAAAAGGCATGGGATGCATCGAAATCTTATGTTTTGCCTGCATTGCAGGCAGCAGGACTTATCGTAACGGCAGAAATGCTTTACGGCAAGGACACAACCTTTGAAAATGTGGAACGAATCCTTGCAATACTCAGCAGTCAGGAAATCCATATGATTCTTGCCGTTGGAGGGGGAAAATGCATTGATACGGGTAAGGTAATTGGGGATAGAATGGGAAAGGCTGTGTTTACGGTTCCATCCATCGCATCAAACTGTTCTCCGGTAACAAAAATCAGCATTATGTATCATAAGGATGGTTCCTTCCGTGAGATCGTAAAACTGAAGTCCGTGCCGTCTCATTGTTTTATCGATCCACGTATCATATTGGCGGCTCCGACAAAATTTCTCTGGGCAGGGATTGGTGATGCGATGGCGAAAAATGTGGAATCCGAGTGGTCTGCCAAATCAGGCGAACATCTGGACTTTGGCAGCGAGTTTGGCATCACAGCCGGTAATATGTGCTTTTTTCCGATGGTTCGGGAAGGAAAGCAGGCACTGGAGGATGCGAAAGCAGGAAAGGTAAGCGAGGCATTGGTAAATACGATTTTAAATGTCGTAGTAGCTCCTGGTGTCACTTCGGTATCGGTTCAACCGGATTATAACGGCGGGGTCGCACATGCGTTATTTTATGGACTGACAAAGCGTAAAAGTATCGAAAAGAATCATCTGCATGGTGAGGTTGTGTCCTATGGCACCCTGGTAAACCTGATTCTCGATCAGAACTGGGATAAGTTTAAGAAGGCTTATGAACTGAATCGTTCCATCGGTCTTCCGGTCTGTCTCGCAGATCTGGAGCTGGACCGCAGTGATTCGCTTGAGGATGTATTGGAGGCAACGCTGGCAAATCAGGAACTGACCCATACACCTTATCCGGTTACAAAAGAAATGATATACCACGCAATTCAGGAGTTGGAAGATTATAAAAGTTAA
- a CDS encoding DeoR/GlpR family DNA-binding transcription regulator translates to MRISRIDQLEQYILEHRTASIDTLCEEFKISKNTLRRDLEILVARGTVEKVYGGVIACENASPIPNLVTFHERAGRNAQSKQRIAALAASFVRERDIIFIDSGTTTMGIVDHLAHLSTVTVITNSLQVINKSMNYPNINLIVLPGSLKRDTASLVGSSCVEYLEDYNIVRAFMACTAISLQAGVCNASTEEYIIKKTALKKSQKHYLLADSSKFGRTSLMTFGEIGQFDCILTEQMPDDEFSSYCKDQDCAIQIAPES, encoded by the coding sequence ATGAGAATTTCCCGAATCGACCAATTGGAGCAATATATACTGGAGCACAGAACGGCTTCCATTGATACTCTGTGTGAAGAATTTAAAATTTCAAAAAACACCCTTCGCCGGGACTTAGAGATCCTTGTCGCCCGCGGCACCGTGGAAAAAGTCTACGGCGGCGTCATTGCATGCGAAAATGCGTCCCCTATCCCGAATCTGGTCACCTTCCATGAGCGTGCCGGAAGAAATGCCCAAAGTAAACAGAGGATTGCTGCACTGGCCGCTTCCTTTGTACGGGAGAGGGATATCATATTTATTGACAGCGGGACCACCACCATGGGCATTGTGGATCACCTGGCCCATTTAAGTACGGTCACTGTCATTACCAACAGCCTCCAGGTCATCAATAAATCCATGAATTATCCCAACATCAATTTAATCGTCCTGCCAGGATCCCTAAAAAGGGATACTGCTTCATTAGTGGGCAGCTCCTGCGTGGAATACCTGGAGGATTATAACATTGTCCGGGCATTTATGGCCTGCACCGCAATTTCCCTTCAGGCCGGAGTTTGCAACGCCTCCACAGAGGAATACATCATTAAGAAAACGGCGTTAAAAAAGAGCCAGAAGCATTATCTTCTGGCAGATTCCTCAAAGTTTGGGCGTACCTCTCTTATGACCTTCGGAGAGATCGGTCAGTTTGATTGTATATTGACGGAACAGATGCCTGATGATGAATTCAGTTCTTACTGCAAAGATCAGGACTGTGCCATCCAAATCGCTCCCGAATCGTAG
- a CDS encoding class II fructose-bisphosphate aldolase has protein sequence MGLVKMKELLNQASEKNRAVGAFSVGNLEMVKGAVRAAEDMSTSIILQIAEVRLPHSPLTLMGPMMVEAAKNAKVDIAVHLDHGKTIQVLRQALDYGFTSVMMDGSNLPFEENMAKTLEAVNLARVYRATVEAELGLVGGSEDGSTDEGIRCTNPDDARTFCMRTGVDALAVAIGNAHGNYPVAPRLAFDVLEAIDQKTDVPLVLHGGTGITPEDFRKAIGLGIRKINIATASFDSLTYEAAKYLESEGKHDYFGLNEAMVRGVYENVKQHIRIFNCVEPLT, from the coding sequence ATGGGATTAGTAAAAATGAAGGAATTGCTGAATCAGGCCTCAGAAAAAAACAGGGCGGTTGGAGCCTTCAGTGTGGGAAACCTTGAGATGGTGAAGGGAGCTGTGAGGGCAGCTGAAGATATGAGTACCTCCATTATCTTACAGATTGCGGAAGTGCGTCTTCCTCATTCCCCGCTGACTCTGATGGGGCCCATGATGGTGGAGGCAGCGAAGAATGCAAAGGTCGATATCGCAGTTCATCTGGATCACGGCAAGACCATTCAAGTGTTAAGACAGGCTTTGGATTATGGGTTCACCTCCGTGATGATGGATGGTTCTAACCTTCCCTTTGAAGAGAATATGGCAAAGACCCTAGAGGCAGTCAATCTCGCCAGGGTATATAGAGCGACTGTAGAAGCAGAGCTTGGCCTGGTGGGCGGAAGCGAGGATGGGAGTACGGATGAGGGAATCCGATGTACCAATCCTGACGATGCCAGAACATTTTGCATGAGGACCGGTGTGGATGCACTGGCAGTAGCAATCGGTAATGCTCACGGCAATTATCCGGTGGCTCCCAGACTGGCTTTTGATGTACTGGAAGCCATTGATCAGAAGACTGATGTTCCTCTGGTTCTTCACGGCGGGACCGGAATTACTCCAGAGGACTTCCGGAAAGCCATAGGCCTTGGAATCCGGAAGATCAACATTGCAACAGCCAGCTTTGACAGTCTTACATATGAAGCTGCAAAATATCTGGAATCTGAAGGAAAGCATGATTATTTCGGACTGAATGAAGCGATGGTCCGGGGAGTGTATGAGAATGTAAAGCAGCATATCCGGATCTTTAACTGTGTGGAGCCGCTTACATAA
- a CDS encoding CoA-acylating methylmalonate-semialdehyde dehydrogenase, protein MDIKMGEVKKLMFLVNGQWKESKTEKYSNAYDPSTGEVIAKVPCCTPAEVEEAVEAAKAAFPSWSSTPVIKRVQVLYKLRDLLIEHMDELTMLVAKENGKNWEEAQGDVLKAKEGTEQAISAPSLMMGDSLMDASSGFDTVLYRMPLGVFAGIVPFNFPAMIPMGWMTPMCIACGNTIVLKAASFTPQSCMRIAELYKEAGLPDGVINIVTCSRNEAEILLTHPDIKGISFVGSTSVGMHIYSTAAATGKRVQALCEAKNHALVLNDAPVKRVAAGIINSSFGCAGERCMALPVVVVQEGIADALVAEIIAQAKTLKVGPAYDKSSKLGPVVNQAHKDSIVKWIETGIEEGAELVLDGRDIVVEGYESGFYLGPTIFDHVAPGMSVGEKEIFGPVLCIKRVKTFEEGLEIMNANPYANGSVIFTQNGHYAREFARHTDGGMIGINVGIPVPVGMFPFNGKKLSFIGDLHCLGKDGYRFFTENKVVTTRWFDEETGESTNVNTWDGTI, encoded by the coding sequence ATGGACATAAAAATGGGAGAAGTAAAAAAATTAATGTTTCTTGTAAATGGTCAATGGAAGGAATCGAAGACAGAAAAGTATTCTAATGCGTACGATCCCAGTACCGGTGAAGTAATTGCCAAGGTGCCTTGCTGTACTCCTGCAGAAGTGGAAGAAGCCGTGGAGGCAGCCAAAGCGGCGTTTCCATCCTGGTCATCTACCCCTGTGATTAAAAGAGTTCAGGTACTTTATAAGCTCAGGGATCTGCTCATCGAGCATATGGATGAACTGACCATGCTGGTAGCAAAAGAAAACGGCAAAAACTGGGAAGAGGCTCAGGGCGATGTACTGAAAGCCAAAGAAGGAACCGAACAGGCCATAAGTGCTCCGTCACTGATGATGGGAGACAGCCTGATGGACGCTTCCAGCGGATTTGATACGGTTCTGTACCGTATGCCTCTTGGAGTATTTGCCGGCATCGTGCCATTTAATTTCCCGGCAATGATACCTATGGGCTGGATGACCCCTATGTGCATCGCCTGCGGAAATACCATTGTACTGAAAGCCGCATCCTTTACCCCTCAGTCTTGTATGCGTATAGCAGAATTGTATAAAGAAGCAGGACTGCCGGACGGCGTTATTAATATTGTCACCTGCTCCAGAAACGAAGCAGAGATTCTTCTCACTCATCCCGACATCAAAGGGATCAGCTTCGTAGGTTCCACATCTGTGGGTATGCATATCTACTCGACTGCTGCGGCCACGGGTAAGAGAGTTCAGGCTCTCTGCGAAGCAAAGAACCATGCTCTGGTTTTAAATGATGCACCGGTCAAGAGGGTAGCGGCTGGAATCATTAATTCCTCTTTCGGATGTGCAGGAGAAAGATGTATGGCTCTCCCTGTTGTGGTAGTACAGGAGGGAATTGCCGATGCTCTTGTGGCGGAAATAATCGCTCAGGCCAAGACTCTTAAAGTGGGTCCGGCGTATGATAAGAGTTCGAAACTCGGTCCGGTGGTAAATCAGGCTCATAAAGATTCTATTGTGAAGTGGATCGAGACAGGAATAGAAGAAGGCGCAGAGCTTGTACTTGATGGACGGGACATTGTTGTTGAAGGTTATGAAAGCGGCTTTTATTTAGGGCCGACGATATTTGATCATGTGGCTCCCGGCATGAGTGTAGGGGAAAAAGAAATCTTCGGACCGGTGCTGTGCATCAAGAGAGTAAAGACTTTTGAAGAGGGATTAGAGATCATGAATGCCAATCCATATGCAAATGGTTCTGTTATCTTTACGCAGAACGGTCACTATGCCAGAGAGTTCGCCAGACACACCGACGGTGGTATGATCGGTATCAATGTGGGAATTCCGGTTCCAGTTGGAATGTTTCCTTTCAACGGCAAGAAGCTGTCATTTATCGGAGATCTGCACTGCTTAGGCAAAGATGGATACAGATTCTTCACAGAAAATAAAGTTGTCACCACCAGGTGGTTCGACGAAGAGACCGGAGAATCCACAAACGTAAATACCTGGGATGGTACAATCTAA